Within the Nicotiana tabacum cultivar K326 chromosome 11, ASM71507v2, whole genome shotgun sequence genome, the region ATTTTGTCTGAAACAACAACGTTACACTTGCGCTATCATTGAAGTCTATTTTTCTTGACGTCGTGATTAATATTTCCTTCATCTGTATTATTTTGTGTAGATCTATATGATGCCTGAGGGCAGTGCGAAAGGGGATCTCCGTCTTTATCGAGCTGTAAAGTTTCCTACAGAATGGAAACTGGAAAAGATCGTAATGAAAAGGCCGCTTGTTGATTCTTTTATAACTCAACATGATGGGAAGTACTGGCTTTTCGGTTCAGATCATAGTGGAATTGGTGCCAAGAAGAACGGTCAGTTGGAGATTTGGTATAGTAGCTCGCCTCTTGGTCCTTGGAAACCACACAAAATGAATCCTATCTATAACACAGATAAGAGCAAGGGAGCACGAAATGGAGGTCGACCATTTTTATATGATGGACATCTTCATCGTGCTGGTCAAGACTGTGGTGAAACATATGGGCGACGCTTACGTCTCTTCAAAATAGAAGTTCTGACTCCTACTGAGTACAAAGAAGTTGAGGTGCCTTTGGGTCTTAAAGAGTCGACGAAGGGACGAAACGCCTGGAATGGGGCCCGCAGTCATCAACTTGACGTGCAGCAACTAAGCTCCGGGGAGTGGGTTGCAGTTATGGATGGGGATCGAGTCCCTTCAGGAGATGTAAATCGACGGTTTATTTTAGGTTTTGCATCAGCTTTAGGtgttgtgattcttgttataGTGTTTGGTATGTTACTAGGAGCAGTGAAAGGATTAGTTCCCTTAAGTTGGTGTCCTCACAATGTCGGAAAGAGGAGTGATGTCGCGTTTGATTGGGAAAGATCAAGCTTGTTATCTTCTAGAATGAGGCTATTCTGTAGCCGCTTGAACAGAGCAAGCTCGTCTCTCCGTGCCAGAATAAATCCAAAAACATGCAGTGGAGGGTTCGTTCTTGTTTTAGTATTTGTAGTGACTGTGGTGTTAGTGTGCACCGGAGTTAAGTACATCTATGGAGGCAGCGGTGCACAGGAAGCTTACCCGTTGAACGGTCAGTACTCTCAGTTCACTTTATTAACAATGACCTATGATGCTCGGCTCTGGAACTTGAAAATGTATGTCAAACATTACTCGAGGTGTTCTTCAGTTCGCGAGATTGTCGTAGTGTGGAATAAAGGCCAACCTCCAGAATTGAGTGAGCTTGATTCAGCAGTGCCAGTTAGGATAAGAGTAGAGGAACAAAACTCGCTGAATAATCGCTTTAAGGTAGATCCTTTGATAAAGACACGTGCAGTTCTTGAACTTGATGATGACATTATGATGCCTTGTGATGATGTTGAACGTGGATTTAAGGTATGGCGTGAGCATCCTGAGCGCATAGTAGGGTTTTACCCCCGGCTTGCAGATGGAAACCCATTGAAATATAGGGCTGAGAATCATGCTCGCGAGCGCAATGGTTATAATATGATTCTAACAGGAGCAGCCTTCATCGACAGCAAAATGGCTTTCGAGAAGTACTGGAGCAATGAAGCTGCAGCAGGTAGAGCAATGGTGGACAACCTTTTTAATTGCGAGGATGTTTTGCTAAACTACTTGTATGCAAACGCGAGCTCCACCAGTACAGTTGAATACGTCAAACCTGCATGGGC harbors:
- the LOC107771348 gene encoding glucosamine inositolphosphorylceramide transferase 1-like yields the protein MGSLPIAVSGTTVHGGGGGGRWWQWCNNKNNNSNTTKSNINGSSNSSSSDPCANSSAFVFFLVSFVCLASIAGIYCRLLLPPNVHTTLSSLGCHEDNEGSWSIGVYYGDSPFNLKPIEEANVWRNKSAAWPVANPVVTCASASGASFPSNFVADPFLYVQGDILYLFFESKNSITMQGDIGVARSTDKGATWEQLGVALDEDWHLSYPYVFDYNGNIYMMPEGSAKGDLRLYRAVKFPTEWKLEKIVMKRPLVDSFITQHDGKYWLFGSDHSGIGAKKNGQLEIWYSSSPLGPWKPHKMNPIYNTDKSKGARNGGRPFLYDGHLHRAGQDCGETYGRRLRLFKIEVLTPTEYKEVEVPLGLKESTKGRNAWNGARSHQLDVQQLSSGEWVAVMDGDRVPSGDVNRRFILGFASALGVVILVIVFGMLLGAVKGLVPLSWCPHNVGKRSDVAFDWERSSLLSSRMRLFCSRLNRASSSLRARINPKTCSGGFVLVLVFVVTVVLVCTGVKYIYGGSGAQEAYPLNGQYSQFTLLTMTYDARLWNLKMYVKHYSRCSSVREIVVVWNKGQPPELSELDSAVPVRIRVEEQNSLNNRFKVDPLIKTRAVLELDDDIMMPCDDVERGFKVWREHPERIVGFYPRLADGNPLKYRAENHARERNGYNMILTGAAFIDSKMAFEKYWSNEAAAGRAMVDNLFNCEDVLLNYLYANASSTSTVEYVKPAWAIDTSKFSGVAISRNTQTHYGLRSSCLQKFSEMYGSISSRKSEFHHRKDGWDV